In Takifugu rubripes chromosome 22, fTakRub1.2, whole genome shotgun sequence, the genomic window AGGTCAGCAGGAGAGGAACCCAAACAGTGTAGGAGACAGAAGCCATCGCACTGCTATGTGTCGCTCAGTGAAGCGCTGATGTTTTTAATACCTGGGAcaggggcggggcggggcggggcgggggcgCCTGAGAAAGAAGGACCCCATCCAAAACACACAGTGAAGAcctttttggttgttttaaatCGATGCTCGATACACAGCGTGATCGCGTTTTGGTCACAAATGTAGACTTAAAAGTGCAGAAGTAAATCATCAACATGTACAATGATGTCATTCTGGACAGTAAACAACTGATTATTAATGattattcactttttttccaaatatatattttacactGGAAATTCATTCCACCCACACGTATTTACACTGAGTTAATAATTGAAACTATTGTAGATATTTGCACCAAGCTGAACATTTATTGGAAgagattatttattttgttgtttcctCACAATATTTGAGCTTCTTTCCACGTTGTTGTATCAGCGTTTCCCgtcaggatgtttttttttgttttttttttacgctGTTGTTTGCCAAAaatcaaaaacagcagaaacagcagaaaataaaagtaaTCAGCTGATTTTCTgtggtcttttattttttttattaagaaaaCCAAGATAGTTATTACATGGGGAACCTTGCATTGCTGCATTTATCAATCCCAGAATCTCAGTTATGGATTCATAAATGATAAACTTATGAAGATTTGCTATTGAAAGTCGTGTTTCCCAGAATGCAGACATGTCTTGTAATGCAGTTGCTGAGATATTAGTGCAGAAATCCATCATTTTCACTCCGTCATCAGCTGGGAACAAATGGGCCTTTATTTTTGACCGAGCCACAGCGCCACCGTGTGGGGAAGCCTGGCAAAGACCCTGATCGGGAACCCTGAACTCGGCCAAGGTTCAGATTCAATTTCAATTACGTCACAGCAcgcccagccaatcagaggcgatgtgggcggggcctcgcgGACTGGGTCaaaagatggacagagctgAAGAGAGACTCACGTTGCAGACAAGAGTgtgcacagagctgcttcacgaCGTCGACCCACCCTCCTTCATCTCTGGATTCAACTCTTCCTAAACAAGGTAGCTCCCCCCACGTAACTGAGGGAATTATATAGGTTCTATGCAGTTTAAAACGTGCGGGGTATCATTGTCTTAATAAAGTCCCGCATTGATTTTGACTTCACCGTTTAAGAAAGAATGTGTAGTCGTGCTGACTTCGTGCAGTGTTTTATAGCATTTGTTGATGAAAATCCACCTTTCGGTAACTTCGACGAGTcattatgtgtatgtgtgtttttccactaaGTTATAAAATTCAGTCGAAGGTCACATTCTCGATAACGAGCTCACTGATGACGTCACTTTGAAGCCTGAGGCTGGATAACTTCAACTGCATGGAATgtgcaggaaaaataaaaaagaagctaaTTCAGTGCacaatggctttttttttgttggtgcAACATGTAGGTTTGACACTTTTGGTTGATGTTTTGATGTTTACATCACAGCCACCCAGGGTAAAAACACTGCTGTATtgtttcctcctccagaggaaaTGGCCTTGTCTGGTTGGGTGTGTTTGGTAACAGGTGCTTCCAGGGGTATTGGCAAAGGAATTGCTCTCCAACTCTCCGAGGCCGGAGCCACCGTCTACATCACAGGGCGACAAGAGAAGACTCTGAAACAGACCGCCGCTGAGGTAGACATCGTCAGCTTGAAAAGTTATTTCCATAATTGAGTAATTTCAGAGGAAATGGGATTCGCCCCTGTTGTGGTTACAGGTACAGGAGAGGGGTGGAAAATGCGTGCCGGTCATCTGCGACTCTACAAAACTGAACGACATCGAGGAGCTGTTTGGGCAGATTAAACGTGAGCAGAAAGGCCGGCTGGACATGCTGGTGAACAACGCCTATGCTGGTGTTCAGGTAGTGCACCACCAGGGATTGGCACCTGCCATATCACATTCTTCAAATAACACAAAAACCTTCCGAGTGAAATGTTGTTACAGGATATCTTTGACAACATGGGAAAAAAGTTCTGGGAGACCGAGCCGTCCATTTGGGACTCGATCAACGACGCCGGCCTCAGGTACGAGTCGCCGTCAGCAACCTGCGGAACGGAGACGTCGCTCATCGCTTGATGGGTGTGGTCGTGTAGGACTTTGAAACCTGCCGCCAAACTACTACGACTTGTTTCCACACCCTCCTTGTTTGAATAGAACGTGACTTGTGTACCTTATTTGTGCTACAGGGGGCACTATTTCTTCTCCGTTCATGCTGCGCGGCTGATGGTTCCACAAGGTCGGGGTTTAATAGTCATGATTTCATCTATGGGCGGACTTCGGTACCTCTTCAATGTCGCATACGGTGTCGGAAAAGCCGCTGTAGGTTGTTCTGGATTCTTTGTTGTTCCGGTCTGGGTTAAAACCCGATGTGGTTAAATGTTGGCGGTTTGTAACCAGTGTGACAGGCTCGCAGCAGACATGGCCGTTGAGCTGAAGAGACATGGAGTGACCACCATCAGCCTGTGGCCGGGAGCGGTGAAGACTGAGCTGGTGTCTGATATGATCTTGGAGAAAAACGTCGTGGAGTCTGGGAAATTCAAGGTGCACTTAACACTGGCGGCAGGGCCCGATCCGATTGAGCCGTTTCAGAATCCTCAGCCTCTGGGTTTGTCTTTCTCTCAGATGCGGAACGTTTTTGTGAACGCAGAAACCACAGAAGTGAGTGGGAAGTGCATCGTCGGTCTGGCGAAAGGTATGTGCTGAATGTGATGTAGGAAACTCAGTTTATCAGGAAAACCTGCGAGATTCCACTGACACGAGTTCAATCCCCCCTCACAAGATAAAAACATGTCGTCACTTACTGGGAAAATACTCATGACCTGTGATCTGGCAAGACGTTACGGCATAAAAGACACGGATGGTAAGAGCTTCTAGTGAGATTATTACTATTACTGGCTGCTGTTTACAAAGACATTATCATTTTTCTTCCCCAGGACGGGATGTACCCGATTACACATCGGTAAAATTCCTCTTGAGTCAGTCGTCGTACCTCTCCTGGCTGGCGCCGTTGGTCCCTTCTTTCATACGCCTGCCGCGCTTCGTACTGACCCTGGCAAACAGCCGATTCTAGACCAGCACGTGTCTCAGCCACGTGGCCTTAATTTCAGATGGCCCTGTGGGTGTCATAGCGGTGGTGGTCATCTTTGGTGGTGTAAGAATAATTCCATACTGTAAATATCGGTTTGGTGGTAaacattacatttttttaaatgaaggggCCTCTTGCATATTTTTGTATGATTCATTAATGTAGGCTGTAGAAGAACTTAATAAACAAACACGTATTGAAGTATGAAACTGCATGTTTTTTTGTATTCTTTCCTACATTATTTAGCACTTTTGTATGAAACATGTAAACAGCACAGCTACAGCTCCaacaaatggaaataaaatgccTCTTGGATTGTTTTTGAACCCAAATGTGATATTCACGCAATCGGTGATAAAATGTTGAAAAACTTGGGATAGACTTTCAGTGATTTAAATTAAACTTTGTGCAACAGAGAACCTGCATTTGTATACTTATTTTATTGCCCATTTTAACCATCACTTTTATTGCCCATTTTAATCATCACTCTAGACTTTCTAACGGCTTTGCACAATTATACTAATAAATGTCTTCCATTAAAAATAAACCCTAAACTAACTAACTAAATTGTTTAATTAACCATAACAAATTGGCGAATCCTCGATAAACCTATCAGATTGAGCCATTGGACGGGGGAGGGACCAGTGGGTGGTTGACGTCA contains:
- the dhrs1 gene encoding dehydrogenase/reductase SDR family member 1 — its product is MALSGWVCLVTGASRGIGKGIALQLSEAGATVYITGRQEKTLKQTAAEVQERGGKCVPVICDSTKLNDIEELFGQIKREQKGRLDMLVNNAYAGVQDIFDNMGKKFWETEPSIWDSINDAGLRGHYFFSVHAARLMVPQGRGLIVMISSMGGLRYLFNVAYGVGKAACDRLAADMAVELKRHGVTTISLWPGAVKTELVSDMILEKNVVESGKFKMRNVFVNAETTEVSGKCIVGLAKDKNMSSLTGKILMTCDLARRYGIKDTDGRDVPDYTSVKFLLSQSSYLSWLAPLVPSFIRLPRFVLTLANSRF